The Camelina sativa cultivar DH55 chromosome 14, Cs, whole genome shotgun sequence genome includes a window with the following:
- the LOC104739588 gene encoding rhamnogalacturonate lyase B-like isoform X1: MKWCHCQQPNHFQISRKLQDKYADLIMFLFSSHVFKLVTTKDYRRHLLKQRGWVIPLIMFMSLFEIVISQNQSPEPESTQVLQLHYQDRHVVMDNGIFQLTLSNPEGFVTGIQYNGIENVLAYDSKEDDRGYWDLVWNFPGKKTKKTKGTLDRIEATKMEVKTQNDELIELSFSRTWNSSSTTAVPVNIDKRFVMLRNSSGFYTYAIFERLQGWPAVELDNIRLAIKLNKDKFHYMAISDDRQRYMPLPDDRIPPRGQPLAYPEAVQLLDPIEPEFKGEVDDKYEYSMESKDIKVHGWISTNDSVGFWQITPSNEFRSAGPLKQFLGSHVGPTNLAIFHSTHYVGADLIMNFKQGEAWKKVFGPVFIYLNSFPKGVDPLLLWHEAKNQTKIEEEKWPYSFTASDDFPASDQRGSVSGRLLVRDRFISSEDIPANGSYVGLAAPGDVGSWQREYKGYQFWSKADVNGYFSINNVRSGRYNLYAFAPGFIGDYHNDTVFDISPGSKTNLGDLVYEPPRDGSTIWEIGVPDRTAAEFYIPDPNPTFVNKLYSNRSDKYRQYGLWERYSELYPDEDMVYNADVDDHSKKWFFMQVTRKQANGGYKGTTWQIRFQLDDKMKNLTGNFKLRIALATSNVAELQVRVNDPSANPPLFTTEQIGRDNTIARHGIHGLYWLYNVNVPDSSLRLGNNTIYLTQPLATSPFQGLMYDYIRLECPDSINYLTRS; the protein is encoded by the exons ATGAAGTGGTGTCACTGTCAACAACCGAACCACTTTCAG ATTTCGAGAAAGCTCCAAGACAAATACGCTGATTTAATCATGTTTCTGTTCTCTTCACATGTGTTCAAGCTCGTGACGACCAAAG attaccGGAGACACTTATTGAAACAGAGAGGATGGGTTATTCCTTTGATCatgtttatgtctttgtttgaaATTGTTATCTCCCAAAATCAAAGCCCTGAGCCAGAATCAACACAAGTCTTGCAGTTACATTACCAAGATCGACAT GTGGTAATGGACAATGGAATTTTTCAATTAACTTTGTCAAATCCTGAGGGATTTGTCACTGGGATCCAGTATAACGGTATCGAAAATGTGCTAGCGTATGACAGCAAAGAAGATGATAGAGG TTACTGGGACTTAGTGTGGAACTTTCCtggaaaaaaaaccaaaaagaccaAAGGCACATTAGACCG GATTGAAGCAACAAAGATGGAAGTGAAGACGCAGAACGATGAACTGATAGAGCTATCGTTTTCAAGGACATGGAATTCATCTTCAACCACGGCTGTTCCAGTGAATATAGACAAGAG GTTTGTAATGTTGCGAAACTCGTCGGGGTTCTACACTTATGCCATCTTCGAGCGGTTACAAGGATGGCCCGCTGTTGAACTCGATAATATCCGATTAGCAATTAAGCTAAACAAGGACAAGTTTCATTACATGGCGATTTCAGATGACAGGCAGAGGTACATGCCTTTGCCAGATGATCGAATCCCGCCTCGAGGTCAGCCTCTTGCTTATCCCGAGGCGGTTCAACTTCTCGACCCTATCGAGCCTGAGTTCAAAGGAGAG GTTGATGACAAGTATGAGTACTCAATGGAGAGTAAAGACATAAAAGTACATGGATGGATAAGCACAAATGATTCAGTTGGATTCTGGCAAATCACTCCAAGCAACGAGTTCCGATCTGCTGGACCTCTCAAGCAATTCCTAGGCTCCCATGTCGGTCCAACCAACCTCGCG ATATTTCACAGCACTCACTATGTTGGAGCAGAtttaatcatgaattttaaacaAGGTGAAGCATGGAAGAAAGTATTTGGACCAGTCTTTATTTATCTCAACTCTTTTCCTAAAGGAGTTGATCCTCTCTTGCTCTGGCATGAAGCCAAGAACCAG acaaagattgaagaagagaagtggcCTTATAGCTTCACAGCTTCAGATGATTTTCCTGCATCTGACCAAAGAGGATCTGTTAGCGGTAGATTACTCGTAAGAGACAG ATTCATAAGTAGTGAGGATATACCTGCAAATGGTTCCTACGTGGGATTGGCTGCACCAGGAGATGTTGGCTCATGGCAAAGAGAATACAAA GGTTATCAGTTCTGGTCAAAAGCAGACGTAAACGGATATTTTTCTATCAATAATGTGAGAAGTGGTCGTTATAATCTCTATGCCTTTGCTCCTGGATTCATCGGTGATTACCACAACGACACCGTTTTTGATATTTCTCCAG GCTCAAAGACTAACCTAGGGGACTTGGTGTATGAACCTCCTAGAGACGGTTCAACTATATGGGAAATCGGTGTGCCAGACCGAACCGCTGCAGAGTTCTACATTCCTGACCCTAATCCAACCTTTGTAAACAAACTATACTCAAACCGTTCTGATAAATACCGACAATACGGATTGTGGGAACGGTATTCAGAACTGTACCCCGACGAAGATATGGTCTACAATGCTGATGTGGATGATCATTCTAAGAAATGGTTCTTCATGCAAGTTACCAG GAAGCAAGCAAATGGAGGATATAAAGGTACAACATGGCAGATCAGGTTTCAATTGGAcgataaaatgaaaaacttaaCCGGAAACTTCAAATTGCGAATTGCTCTAGCTACATCAAATGTAGCAGAACTGCAG GTTCGGGTCAACGATCCTTCTGCAAATCCTCCATTGTTCACGACCGAGCAAATAGGAAGGGATAATACAATTGCAAGACATGGTATTCATGGACTATATTGGTTGTACAATGTGAATGTGCCTGATTCTTCTCTTCGCCTGGGAAACAACACCATATATTTAACTCAACCCCTCGCCACGAGCCCTTTTCAAGGACTCATGTATGATTATATTCGTCTAGAATGTCCTGATTCCATCAATTATCTTACTAGATCATAG
- the LOC104739588 gene encoding rhamnogalacturonate lyase B-like isoform X2 yields the protein MFLFSSHVFKLVTTKDYRRHLLKQRGWVIPLIMFMSLFEIVISQNQSPEPESTQVLQLHYQDRHVVMDNGIFQLTLSNPEGFVTGIQYNGIENVLAYDSKEDDRGYWDLVWNFPGKKTKKTKGTLDRIEATKMEVKTQNDELIELSFSRTWNSSSTTAVPVNIDKRFVMLRNSSGFYTYAIFERLQGWPAVELDNIRLAIKLNKDKFHYMAISDDRQRYMPLPDDRIPPRGQPLAYPEAVQLLDPIEPEFKGEVDDKYEYSMESKDIKVHGWISTNDSVGFWQITPSNEFRSAGPLKQFLGSHVGPTNLAIFHSTHYVGADLIMNFKQGEAWKKVFGPVFIYLNSFPKGVDPLLLWHEAKNQTKIEEEKWPYSFTASDDFPASDQRGSVSGRLLVRDRFISSEDIPANGSYVGLAAPGDVGSWQREYKGYQFWSKADVNGYFSINNVRSGRYNLYAFAPGFIGDYHNDTVFDISPGSKTNLGDLVYEPPRDGSTIWEIGVPDRTAAEFYIPDPNPTFVNKLYSNRSDKYRQYGLWERYSELYPDEDMVYNADVDDHSKKWFFMQVTRKQANGGYKGTTWQIRFQLDDKMKNLTGNFKLRIALATSNVAELQVRVNDPSANPPLFTTEQIGRDNTIARHGIHGLYWLYNVNVPDSSLRLGNNTIYLTQPLATSPFQGLMYDYIRLECPDSINYLTRS from the exons ATGTTTCTGTTCTCTTCACATGTGTTCAAGCTCGTGACGACCAAAG attaccGGAGACACTTATTGAAACAGAGAGGATGGGTTATTCCTTTGATCatgtttatgtctttgtttgaaATTGTTATCTCCCAAAATCAAAGCCCTGAGCCAGAATCAACACAAGTCTTGCAGTTACATTACCAAGATCGACAT GTGGTAATGGACAATGGAATTTTTCAATTAACTTTGTCAAATCCTGAGGGATTTGTCACTGGGATCCAGTATAACGGTATCGAAAATGTGCTAGCGTATGACAGCAAAGAAGATGATAGAGG TTACTGGGACTTAGTGTGGAACTTTCCtggaaaaaaaaccaaaaagaccaAAGGCACATTAGACCG GATTGAAGCAACAAAGATGGAAGTGAAGACGCAGAACGATGAACTGATAGAGCTATCGTTTTCAAGGACATGGAATTCATCTTCAACCACGGCTGTTCCAGTGAATATAGACAAGAG GTTTGTAATGTTGCGAAACTCGTCGGGGTTCTACACTTATGCCATCTTCGAGCGGTTACAAGGATGGCCCGCTGTTGAACTCGATAATATCCGATTAGCAATTAAGCTAAACAAGGACAAGTTTCATTACATGGCGATTTCAGATGACAGGCAGAGGTACATGCCTTTGCCAGATGATCGAATCCCGCCTCGAGGTCAGCCTCTTGCTTATCCCGAGGCGGTTCAACTTCTCGACCCTATCGAGCCTGAGTTCAAAGGAGAG GTTGATGACAAGTATGAGTACTCAATGGAGAGTAAAGACATAAAAGTACATGGATGGATAAGCACAAATGATTCAGTTGGATTCTGGCAAATCACTCCAAGCAACGAGTTCCGATCTGCTGGACCTCTCAAGCAATTCCTAGGCTCCCATGTCGGTCCAACCAACCTCGCG ATATTTCACAGCACTCACTATGTTGGAGCAGAtttaatcatgaattttaaacaAGGTGAAGCATGGAAGAAAGTATTTGGACCAGTCTTTATTTATCTCAACTCTTTTCCTAAAGGAGTTGATCCTCTCTTGCTCTGGCATGAAGCCAAGAACCAG acaaagattgaagaagagaagtggcCTTATAGCTTCACAGCTTCAGATGATTTTCCTGCATCTGACCAAAGAGGATCTGTTAGCGGTAGATTACTCGTAAGAGACAG ATTCATAAGTAGTGAGGATATACCTGCAAATGGTTCCTACGTGGGATTGGCTGCACCAGGAGATGTTGGCTCATGGCAAAGAGAATACAAA GGTTATCAGTTCTGGTCAAAAGCAGACGTAAACGGATATTTTTCTATCAATAATGTGAGAAGTGGTCGTTATAATCTCTATGCCTTTGCTCCTGGATTCATCGGTGATTACCACAACGACACCGTTTTTGATATTTCTCCAG GCTCAAAGACTAACCTAGGGGACTTGGTGTATGAACCTCCTAGAGACGGTTCAACTATATGGGAAATCGGTGTGCCAGACCGAACCGCTGCAGAGTTCTACATTCCTGACCCTAATCCAACCTTTGTAAACAAACTATACTCAAACCGTTCTGATAAATACCGACAATACGGATTGTGGGAACGGTATTCAGAACTGTACCCCGACGAAGATATGGTCTACAATGCTGATGTGGATGATCATTCTAAGAAATGGTTCTTCATGCAAGTTACCAG GAAGCAAGCAAATGGAGGATATAAAGGTACAACATGGCAGATCAGGTTTCAATTGGAcgataaaatgaaaaacttaaCCGGAAACTTCAAATTGCGAATTGCTCTAGCTACATCAAATGTAGCAGAACTGCAG GTTCGGGTCAACGATCCTTCTGCAAATCCTCCATTGTTCACGACCGAGCAAATAGGAAGGGATAATACAATTGCAAGACATGGTATTCATGGACTATATTGGTTGTACAATGTGAATGTGCCTGATTCTTCTCTTCGCCTGGGAAACAACACCATATATTTAACTCAACCCCTCGCCACGAGCCCTTTTCAAGGACTCATGTATGATTATATTCGTCTAGAATGTCCTGATTCCATCAATTATCTTACTAGATCATAG
- the LOC104739590 gene encoding uncharacterized protein LOC104739590 — MSRKFRDGEVRDFWDLKDFPVPKGRKIRDIIDSVLMRRGYIGEVSITAYGEKDPEDNPLENGITFVHRRDKYWRLNKILVDFALAAADNHEPHLVQLTLMVVAENIKKDTEFFHLLRNVNSIRFNVLLVVPDVCHPEEVPLPFVSLAWRWTDLLQGGDPMPETELLALLDRGKQEFIW, encoded by the exons ATGAGCAGAAAATTCAGAG ATGGTGAAGTACGCGACTTCTGGGATTTGAAGGATTTCCCAGTCCCTAAGGGTCGCAAGATTCGTGACATTATTGATTCTGTTCTTATGAGACGGGGTTATATAGGTGAGGTCTCAATCACGGCTTATGGTGAGAAGGATCCTGAAGACAATCCTCTGGAGAATGGAATCACCTTCGTACACAGAA GGGATAAATATTGGAGGCTTAATAAGATATTAGTAGATTTTGCTTTGGCCGCAGCGGACAATCATGAGCCCCATCTTGTACAATTAACTTTGATGGTAGTCGCAGAAAACATCAAGAAAGATACCGAGTTCTTCCATCTTCTACGAAACGTGAATTCTATAAGGTTCAATGTCTTATTAGTAGTCCCTGATGTGTGCCACCCAGAAGAAGTGCCACTTCCTTTTGTTAGCTTAGCTTGGCGTTGGACAGACCTACTACAGGGAGGAGATCCTATGCCTGAAACCGAATTACTCGCCCTATTAGATCGAGGGAAACAAGAGTTTATCTGGTGA